The proteins below come from a single Miscanthus floridulus cultivar M001 chromosome 1, ASM1932011v1, whole genome shotgun sequence genomic window:
- the LOC136480418 gene encoding protein DETOXIFICATION 54-like yields MAIPLPRHDVTKGGGQADADDAAAWPGGDDDQASVAAELRALWGMAAPITALNCVVYLRAMVSVLCLGRLGPLDLAGGALAIGLTNITGHSVLFGLASGLEPLCAQAFGSRNYELLTLSVQRAVLLLFLAAVPIALLWLNVGPILVALGQDPTISAHAASYAAFALPDLAAGAVLQPLRVYLRSQGITRPMAACSAIAVALHVPLNVGLVFGMGLGVRGVAAAQALTNTNMLLFLLAYIRWARACEGTWKGFARPAAVASGLPALASLAVPSCVGVCLEWWWYEVVTVLAGYLPNPAAAVGAAGVLIQTTSLMYTVPMALAACVSTRVGNELGAGKPRRARMAALVALWCALAIGAVHVAWTVALSRRWVELFTTEPGVVRLASAAMPVVGLCELGNCPQTTGCGVLRGTARPAVGARINLLSFYLVGTPVAVYLAFGAPGVGFRGLWYGLLSAQASCVALVLAAVVWRTDWRVEAMRAKKLAGLELAPVATTAAAADDDDAEERKRLVVAATGGGHVVV; encoded by the exons ATGGCCATCCCGCTGCCGCGGCATGACGTGACAAAGGGCGGCGGCCaggcggacgccgacgacgccgcGGCATGGCCGGGCGGTGACGACGACCAGGCGTCGGTGGCGGCGGAGCTGCGCGCGCTGTGGGGCATGGCGGCGCCGATCACGGCGCTCAACTGCGTGGTGTACCTGCGCGCGATGGTGTCCGTGCTGTGCCTCGGCCGCCTGGGCccgctggacctggcgggcggCGCGCTCGCCATCGGCCTCACCAACATCACGGGCCACAGCGTGCTGTTCGGCCTCGCGTCGGGGCTGGAGCCGCTGTGCGCGCAGGCGTTCGGGTCCCGGAACTACGAACTCCTGACGCTGTCCGTGCAGCGCGCCGTGCTGCTGCTGTTCCTCGCCGCGGTGCCCATCGCGCTGCTGTGGCTAAACGTGGGGCCCATCCTGGTGGCGCTCGGGCAGGACCCCACCATCTCGGCGCACGCCGCGTCGTACGCCGCGTTCGCGCTCCCGGACCTGGCGGCCGGCGCCGTGCTGCAGCCGCTGCGCGTGTACCTCCGGTCGCAGGGCATCACGCGGCCCATGGCGGCGTGCTCCGCGATCGCCGTGGCGCTGCACGTCCCGCTCAACGTCGGTCTCGTCTTCGGCATGGGCCTCGGCGTGCGCGGCGTCGCCGCGGCGCAGGCGCTCACCAACACCAACATGCTGCTGTTCCTGCTGGCCTACATCCGCTGGGCGCGCGCCTGCGAGGGCACCTGGAAGGGCTTTGCGcgccccgccgccgtcgccagcGGCCTCCCCGCGCTCGCCAGCCTCGCCGTGCCCAGCTGCGTCGGCGTCTGCCTCGAGTGGTGGTGGTACGAGGTCGTCACCGTGCTCGCCGGGTACCTCCCcaaccccgccgccgccgtcggcgccGCCGGGGTGCTCATCCAGACCACAAGCCTCATGTACACCGTGCCCATGGCGCTCGCCGCCTGCGTATCCACCCGG gtgGGCAACGAGCTGGGCGCCGGGAAGCCGCGGCGCGCGCGGATGGCGGCGCTGGTGGCGCTGTGGTGCGCGCTGGCGATTGGCGCGGTGCACGTGGCGTGGACGGTGGCGCTGAGCAGGCGGTGGGTGGAGCTGTTCACGACGGAGCCCGGCGTGGTGCGCCTGGCGTCGGCGGCGATGCCCGTGGTGGGTCTGTGCGAGCTGGGCAACTGCCCGCAGACCACGGGCTGCGGGGTGCTCCGGGGCACGGCGCGCCCGGCCGTGGGCGCACGGATCAACCTCCTCTCCTTCTACCTGGTGGGCACCCCCGTGGCGGTGTACCTGGCGTTCGGCGCCCCCGGCGTCGGGTTCCGGGGCCTCTGGTACGGCCTCCTGTCGGCGCAGGCCTCGTGCGTCGCGCTCGTCCTCGCCGCCGTCGTGTGGCGCACCGACTGGCGCGTCGAGGCCATGCGCGCCAAGAAGCTGGCGGGTCTGGAGCTCGCCCCTGTCGCGACCACCGCCGCAgccgctgacgacgacgacgccgaGGAGAGGAAGCGCCTCGTGGTGGCCGCCACCGGCGGAGGGCATGTAGTAGTGTAG